The window TGTCGCGCCGACTTTTCTCAACGCGAGGTGGTATTACCCTCCGAGCATCAATGGTTCGATTCTCCACAATCTGGTGTAAGGCGCATGCCCTTGGACCGCATCGGTGCTGAGCAAGCACGCGCAACCTCCCTGGTTCGCTATGCCCCGCATAGTGAATTTGCAGAGCATCAACACCCTGGCGGCGAGGAAATTTTTGTACTTGAAGGTGAATTTGCCGACGAATACGGAAGCTACCCTGCTGGCAGCTATTTACGTAACCCAATAGGCAGCAGCCACAGCCCGAAGGTCGGTGCCCAAGGAGCGTTGATTTTTGTTAAACTGCAGCAGTTTCAGGCGGATGACCAACTTCAATTAAACCTAAATTGTAATCAGCAGGCCTGGCGCCCAGGCTTAGTAGACGGCTTATCGGTGATGCCCCTGCATGACTATGAGGGCGAGCATATAGCACTGGTCAAGTGGGCAGCATTTACCGAATTTAATCCCCACCAACACTTTGGCGGCGAGGAAATTCTGGTGCTTGAGGGCACCTTCTATGATGAGCATGGCAGCTATCCGAAAGGCAGCTGGATTCGAAGCCCGCACCTCAGTCAACATCGCCCTTTTACACGCGAGGACGGAGCACTCATTTACGTTAAAGTGGGCCATTTACATCCCGAGCTGATTGCTGAGTTTTAGCTATTGTTAGCCCTCAGCGCTTAGACTTTTAATCCTTTAGCTCTCAGTTCTTTAGCTCTTACTCGTTTAGCTCTTAATCGTTTAGCTNNNNNNNNNNCTGAACCAAGCCACCGATCATTCTACATTCAGTTTAGCGCTGATCACATAGATCTGCCGAGCATGTATTAAGTGAGTGCCTAGATTAGGCTTTGGGTGAGTCTAGAGGCTGGCGCTGGCCATTATATTTTGCCAAACATTGCCGCAGCTGTTCCAGCTCAAGGGGTTTTATCAAGATATCATTCATCCCCGCCTCATAGCAGGCATCTAAGGCTTGCTTCACTGTATTGGCAGTCAATGCCACGATTGTAAGCTTAGGCAGCCGCGACTGCTGCTCTAACTGTCGTAGCTGCCGCACCGTATCATAGCCATTGAGGGTCGGCATTTCACAATCCATAAACACTAAATCGAACAGCTGCCCAGCTTGGTAAGCCTGTAAAAATTCAGCACCGCTTTGAAACGCCTGATAGGCAATCGAGAGCTGATCAAGCATCGCTGAGATGGTCAGCAGGTTCACTTGATTATCATCCACCACCGCAACCTGCTGCAGCGACAGCGTCTCAGTGGCGCTCAGCTCGGCGTGCTCTAGCGGCGAAACTGGAGTGCCAAGCGGCAGCTGTAATGTAAAGCTTGAACCCTGGCCCAGCGCACTCTGAACCGACAGTTGACCACCCATCATCTGTGCTAGTTGATAGCTAATGGCCAAACCCAATCCAGTGCCGCCATACTCTCTTGCTGTAGAACT is drawn from Pseudomonadales bacterium and contains these coding sequences:
- a CDS encoding cupin domain-containing protein translates to MSLPTRCRADFSQREVVLPSEHQWFDSPQSGVRRMPLDRIGAEQARATSLVRYAPHSEFAEHQHPGGEEIFVLEGEFADEYGSYPAGSYLRNPIGSSHSPKVGAQGALIFVKLQQFQADDQLQLNLNCNQQAWRPGLVDGLSVMPLHDYEGEHIALVKWAAFTEFNPHQHFGGEEILVLEGTFYDEHGSYPKGSWIRSPHLSQHRPFTREDGALIYVKVGHLHPELIAEF